The proteins below come from a single Thermoleophilaceae bacterium genomic window:
- a CDS encoding alpha/beta fold hydrolase, with protein sequence MPEERTHDVPTSDGRNLSATEFGAPDAPLAVVHHGTPGSGAVLRSEGESAERLGLRLLVYDRPGYAGSTRHEGRTVADAAADVAAILDHLGVERFVTYGVSGGGPHALACAALLPDRCAAAASVAGIGPADQPDLDWFAGMGEGNIAEMGAAREGPEALTKNLAEQAEGILAVGPEQLADALRPHLSEVDARALTGELAEFLLASVTKGLEPGIDGWFDDDIAFLAPWGFDLSEIRVPVAIWQGEQDHMVPPGHGRWLSGHVAGADARIYPEEGHITLTVNRMSDVHAWVLDHLRA encoded by the coding sequence ATGCCCGAGGAGCGAACCCACGACGTCCCGACCTCTGACGGGCGCAACCTCAGCGCCACCGAGTTCGGGGCGCCGGACGCGCCGCTCGCCGTGGTGCACCACGGCACCCCCGGTTCGGGAGCGGTCCTGCGCTCCGAGGGCGAGAGCGCGGAGCGCCTCGGGCTGCGGCTGCTCGTGTATGACCGCCCCGGATACGCGGGCTCGACCCGCCACGAAGGACGCACGGTTGCCGACGCGGCGGCGGATGTGGCGGCGATCCTCGACCACCTGGGAGTCGAGCGCTTTGTGACCTACGGCGTGTCGGGCGGCGGTCCGCACGCGCTCGCGTGCGCGGCGCTGCTCCCCGACCGTTGCGCCGCGGCGGCGAGCGTGGCCGGTATCGGCCCGGCCGATCAGCCGGACCTCGACTGGTTCGCCGGAATGGGCGAGGGCAACATCGCGGAGATGGGTGCAGCCCGCGAGGGTCCCGAGGCGCTCACGAAGAACCTCGCGGAGCAGGCGGAGGGCATTCTCGCCGTCGGGCCCGAGCAGCTCGCGGACGCGCTCCGCCCCCACCTGAGCGAGGTGGACGCAAGGGCGCTGACGGGCGAGCTCGCCGAGTTCCTCCTCGCGAGCGTGACGAAGGGGCTCGAGCCGGGCATCGACGGCTGGTTCGACGACGACATCGCCTTCCTCGCGCCCTGGGGGTTCGATCTGAGCGAGATCCGCGTGCCGGTCGCCATCTGGCAGGGCGAGCAGGATCACATGGTCCCGCCCGGCCACGGCCGCTGGCTCAGCGGTCACGTGGCCGGCGCCGACGCTCGCATCTATCCCGAGGAGGGACACATCACCCTCACCGTGAACCGCATGAGCGACGTCCACGCCTGGGTGCTCGATCACCTGCGCGCGTAG